One window from the genome of Gemella haemolysans ATCC 10379 encodes:
- a CDS encoding GTP pyrophosphokinase has protein sequence MKKTQIEKLTDQLFSMENDSSLLINELEPYVELFMHYECAMLEIETKLNVFDKEFSLHGESNPIESVNTRLKTPMSLMNKLKRLDLPFDINTIKENIYDVAGVRVICSFKNDVYKLVDALKQQDDLTVIAEKDYIKNHKENGYRSYHLIVKVPIFLSDKVEHVAVEVQFRTIAMDFWASLEHKLRYKKNLSEEKEKEIERRLQLCADISSKLDNQMQKVKEIIEDDSEYL, from the coding sequence ATGAAAAAAACACAAATTGAAAAACTAACAGATCAATTATTTTCTATGGAAAATGATAGTTCACTATTAATAAATGAATTAGAACCTTATGTAGAATTATTTATGCACTATGAATGTGCTATGCTTGAAATTGAAACAAAACTAAATGTATTCGATAAGGAATTTTCTCTTCATGGTGAGAGCAACCCCATCGAATCTGTAAATACTAGACTGAAGACACCAATGAGTTTAATGAACAAACTTAAACGTTTAGACTTACCTTTTGACATAAATACAATAAAAGAAAATATCTATGATGTTGCAGGGGTTCGAGTTATATGTTCATTTAAAAACGATGTTTATAAACTTGTCGATGCGCTAAAACAACAAGATGATCTTACAGTTATAGCTGAAAAAGACTATATTAAAAATCACAAAGAAAACGGTTATAGAAGTTATCACCTTATCGTTAAAGTACCAATCTTCTTATCAGATAAAGTAGAACACGTGGCTGTTGAGGTTCAATTTAGAACAATAGCCATGGACTTCTGGGCAAGCTTAGAACATAAGCTTAGATATAAGAAAAATTTAAGTGAAGAGAAAGAAAAAGAAATAGAGCGTCGTCTTCAACTCTGTGCGGATATAAGTTCTAAACTAGACAACCAAATGCAAAAGGTTAAAGAAATAATAGAAGACGATTCAGAATACTTATAA
- a CDS encoding APC family permease: MQIFRKKTIEKVFGESRKKTLRPTLRTIDLILLGIGSVIGSGILVLTGEAASKAGPSVIFSFLIAGLACGLTALCYAELSSTIPSSGSVYTYSYITLGEIVAHCMGWLLAGSYIIAGAAIANGWSSYFKSLLEGFGIILPKKFTTLPSEGGYGNILAITVVLLIMIVLFKGTNSSKFVNNLMVAVKIIVILLFVLVGVFYITPTNWTDNFAPQGMSGIMIGATTVFFAYLGFDTISTSAEETINPQKALPRAIIITLLICTVFYIMVCLVITGMVPFSQLGKGDALAYVLGVVGQDKVAGIVSLGAVIGLLSGPLGTMFAAVRILFTMSRDGLLPKKLSSLNKSGVPGSTTIGVGLLMAILTGFLPLGQLADLANVSYIIAFMLVSYSMFVIRREYPDVKRGFIMPGMPYLPIISILLFIVLLYGIQFLTWIIFGCWILVGLAIYFAYSVNHSKER, encoded by the coding sequence ATGCAAATATTTAGAAAAAAAACAATAGAAAAGGTGTTTGGTGAAAGTAGAAAAAAGACCTTGAGGCCAACTTTAAGAACTATTGACCTAATATTACTTGGTATAGGATCAGTTATTGGTTCGGGTATACTGGTATTAACAGGGGAAGCAGCATCTAAAGCTGGACCATCAGTAATATTCTCATTTTTAATTGCGGGCTTAGCTTGTGGACTTACGGCTTTATGTTATGCAGAGTTATCTTCTACTATACCATCAAGTGGAAGTGTTTATACGTATAGCTATATTACACTAGGAGAGATTGTAGCGCATTGTATGGGTTGGCTTTTAGCTGGAAGTTATATTATAGCAGGAGCTGCCATAGCTAATGGCTGGTCAAGTTATTTTAAATCTTTATTAGAAGGATTTGGAATAATACTACCAAAGAAATTTACAACCTTACCAAGTGAAGGAGGCTATGGTAATATTTTAGCGATTACTGTAGTTCTACTAATAATGATAGTATTATTTAAAGGAACAAATAGTAGTAAGTTTGTGAATAATTTAATGGTTGCTGTTAAGATTATTGTTATTTTACTATTCGTTCTTGTAGGTGTATTCTACATTACTCCCACGAATTGGACTGATAATTTCGCACCACAAGGAATGTCAGGGATAATGATAGGTGCTACAACAGTGTTTTTCGCATATTTAGGTTTTGATACTATTTCAACTTCAGCGGAAGAGACCATAAATCCACAAAAAGCATTGCCTAGAGCTATTATTATTACACTATTAATTTGTACGGTATTTTATATAATGGTTTGTTTAGTGATAACGGGTATGGTACCATTTAGTCAATTAGGAAAAGGTGATGCATTAGCGTATGTTCTTGGAGTAGTTGGACAAGATAAGGTAGCTGGAATAGTTTCCTTAGGAGCGGTAATTGGCCTTTTATCTGGGCCATTAGGAACGATGTTCGCTGCTGTAAGAATATTATTTACGATGAGTAGAGATGGTCTATTACCGAAGAAATTATCGTCATTAAATAAAAGTGGTGTTCCAGGTTCAACAACAATTGGAGTTGGTTTATTAATGGCAATCTTAACTGGTTTCTTACCCTTAGGCCAATTAGCTGATTTAGCTAATGTCTCTTACATAATAGCGTTTATGTTGGTAAGTTATTCAATGTTTGTTATTAGAAGAGAGTATCCAGATGTGAAACGTGGATTTATTATGCCGGGGATGCCTTATTTACCAATAATATCAATATTATTATTTATCGTATTATTATATGGTATTCAATTTTTAACATGGATAATTTTTGGATGTTGGATTTTAGTAGGTTTAGCAATTTATTTTGCTTATTCTGTAAATCATAGCAAAGAAAGATAA
- the grdD gene encoding glycine/sarcosine/betaine reductase complex component C subunit alpha codes for MSKQVISEVLLEVANAIETGNFGKKLKVGLTTLGSEHGFENLLQGAILAKNPVFDIVLIGKGYEDFESYEAKDEDEAHKIMEDLLDKGEIASCVTMHYNFPIGVSTVGRVITPARGTEMLLATTTGTSSTNRVEAMVRNTLYGIATAKSLGKTNPTVGIANVEGARQVEKVLLDLKENGYEFEFATSQRADGGSVMRGNDLLMGTPDVMVVDSLTGNLFMKVFSAFTTGGDYEASGFGYGPGVGEDYDRRILILSRASGSPVVANALKYAYEVAKGKVNEIAKQEFEKANKAKLDEFISKLKVKKEGSVTTEEVKMPEKEVVTAQISGIDILDLEDATKLLWKNEIYAESGMGCTGPIVLVNPDKKDSAEEILKKEGLIS; via the coding sequence ATGAGTAAACAAGTTATATCAGAAGTATTGCTAGAAGTAGCTAATGCCATTGAAACAGGTAACTTTGGTAAAAAATTAAAAGTTGGTTTAACAACTTTAGGAAGTGAACATGGTTTCGAGAATTTACTACAAGGTGCAATATTAGCTAAAAATCCTGTATTCGACATAGTTTTAATAGGTAAGGGATATGAAGATTTCGAATCTTATGAAGCTAAAGATGAAGATGAAGCTCACAAAATTATGGAAGACCTATTAGATAAAGGGGAAATAGCTTCTTGTGTAACTATGCATTATAATTTTCCTATCGGTGTATCTACAGTAGGTAGAGTTATTACACCTGCTAGAGGTACTGAAATGCTTCTTGCAACAACAACAGGGACTTCATCTACTAACAGAGTTGAAGCAATGGTAAGAAATACACTTTACGGTATTGCAACTGCTAAATCACTTGGAAAAACTAATCCTACTGTTGGTATAGCGAATGTTGAAGGTGCTAGACAGGTTGAAAAAGTTTTATTAGATCTTAAAGAAAATGGTTATGAATTTGAATTTGCAACATCTCAAAGAGCAGATGGTGGTTCTGTAATGAGAGGTAATGATTTACTTATGGGAACACCTGACGTTATGGTTGTTGATTCATTAACAGGTAACTTATTCATGAAAGTATTCTCAGCATTTACTACTGGTGGAGATTATGAAGCTAGTGGATTTGGATATGGACCTGGTGTGGGAGAAGACTATGATAGAAGAATTTTAATTTTATCAAGAGCATCTGGTTCACCTGTTGTAGCTAATGCATTGAAATATGCTTATGAAGTGGCAAAAGGTAAAGTAAATGAAATAGCAAAACAAGAATTTGAAAAAGCTAATAAAGCTAAACTAGATGAATTTATTTCTAAATTGAAAGTTAAAAAAGAAGGCTCAGTTACAACTGAAGAAGTTAAAATGCCAGAAAAAGAAGTAGTTACTGCACAAATCTCTGGAATTGATATTCTAGACCTTGAAGATGCAACTAAGTTACTTTGGAAAAATGAAATATACGCTGAGAGTGGAATGGGATGTACTGGACCAATCGTTTTAGTAAATCCTGATAAGAAAGATTCAGCAGAAGAAATTCTTAAAAAAGAAGGGCTTATTTCATAA
- the grdC gene encoding glycine/sarcosine/betaine reductase complex component C subunit beta, whose amino-acid sequence MNYPVFKGAGYILVHTPDMIVRNGSTASVERVTNPDSEFLKEVNNHIRTYEEVVNYLPNQVYIGNKTPEQLNTYPMPWYDIKDEKGERHGKFGQIVPQDEFLALMKLCDAFDLVKLSEEFVAVVRPKIEENFKELAPLFEKLEGADLSDNEEGFEDLVHEGKVVGYVKKAHDVDVNLNAHVIFENLVVKASGVIAALELLRNSGVNPEDIDYVVECSEEACGDINQRGGGNFAKAIAEVVGLVNATGSDLRGFCAAPTHALISASSLVKAGVYKNVLVVAGGASAKLGMNGKDHVKKGLPVLEDVLGGFAVLISENDGVNPIIRTDMVGKHNVGTGSSPQAVMGALVANPLEKAKLKITDVDVFSVEMQNPDITKAAGAGNVPEANYKMIAALAAMRGDIEKKELKSFIEAKGLPGWAPTQGHIPSGVPYVGFLIDDLTKGDKNRAMIVGKGSLFLGRMTNLFDGVSFVVERNSGAVEGESAGISKDEIRKIIAESMRKISQEMLEE is encoded by the coding sequence ATGAATTATCCAGTATTTAAGGGAGCAGGATATATTCTTGTTCATACACCAGATATGATAGTAAGAAATGGATCGACTGCTTCTGTAGAGAGAGTAACGAATCCAGATTCAGAGTTTTTAAAAGAAGTAAATAACCATATTCGTACATATGAAGAAGTGGTTAACTATTTACCTAACCAAGTGTATATTGGTAATAAAACACCTGAACAATTAAATACATATCCAATGCCTTGGTATGATATTAAAGATGAAAAAGGTGAACGACACGGTAAATTTGGACAAATTGTCCCACAAGATGAGTTTCTAGCACTAATGAAACTTTGTGATGCTTTTGACTTAGTTAAACTATCAGAAGAGTTTGTAGCCGTTGTTCGTCCTAAAATAGAGGAAAACTTCAAAGAGCTAGCTCCTTTATTCGAAAAATTAGAAGGTGCAGACCTTAGTGATAATGAAGAAGGATTTGAAGACTTAGTTCACGAAGGTAAAGTTGTGGGTTATGTTAAAAAAGCTCACGATGTAGATGTGAACTTAAATGCTCACGTTATATTCGAAAATCTAGTAGTTAAAGCTTCTGGAGTTATTGCTGCATTAGAATTATTACGTAATTCTGGTGTAAACCCAGAGGATATTGACTATGTAGTGGAATGTTCAGAAGAAGCTTGTGGAGATATTAACCAACGTGGTGGTGGTAACTTTGCTAAAGCAATTGCAGAAGTTGTTGGTTTAGTTAATGCTACTGGATCTGACTTAAGAGGTTTCTGTGCTGCACCAACCCACGCATTAATTAGTGCTTCATCTTTAGTAAAAGCTGGAGTATACAAAAATGTATTAGTAGTTGCAGGTGGAGCAAGTGCTAAATTAGGTATGAATGGTAAAGACCACGTTAAAAAAGGTCTTCCAGTTCTAGAAGATGTTCTAGGTGGATTCGCTGTTCTTATTAGTGAAAATGATGGAGTAAATCCAATCATTAGAACTGATATGGTCGGAAAACACAATGTAGGAACAGGATCTTCACCACAAGCTGTAATGGGAGCTTTAGTAGCTAATCCATTAGAAAAAGCTAAATTGAAAATTACAGATGTTGATGTATTCTCTGTAGAGATGCAAAACCCAGATATCACAAAAGCTGCAGGAGCAGGTAACGTTCCAGAAGCTAACTACAAAATGATTGCAGCATTAGCAGCAATGCGTGGAGATATTGAGAAAAAAGAACTTAAATCATTTATTGAGGCTAAAGGTTTACCTGGTTGGGCTCCAACACAAGGACACATTCCTTCAGGAGTACCTTATGTAGGATTCTTAATTGATGACTTAACAAAAGGTGATAAAAACCGTGCTATGATCGTAGGTAAAGGTAGTCTATTCTTAGGAAGAATGACAAACTTATTTGATGGAGTATCTTTTGTAGTTGAAAGAAATAGCGGTGCTGTAGAAGGAGAATCTGCAGGAATTTCTAAAGATGAAATCAGAAAAATTATAGCAGAATCAATGAGAAAAATTTCCCAAGAAATGTTAGAAGAATAG
- the grdB gene encoding glycine reductase complex selenoprotein B: protein MSKIRVVHYINQFFAGVGGEEQAHIAPELRTELPPISVQLQGQLGEEFEVVATVVCGDSYFNENLEKVQAELLEMIKGCEPQLFIAGPAFNAGRYGVAAGTITKAVQDELGIPAVTAMYVENPGTDMFRKEVYILETADSAAGMRKALPKLAKFAAKLAKGEEILSPKEEGYHERGIRVNFFSDKRGSERAVEMLVKKIKGEEFETEYPMPNFDRVEPNPAVKDLSKAKIALVTSGGIVPKGNPDHIESSSASKYGEYSLEGFTNLTDETHETAHGGYDPVYANEDADRVLPVDVMREFVKEGKVGSLHEKFYTTVGNGTAVASAVGFAKEYAQKLVADGVDAVILTSTUGTCTRCGATMVKEIERAGIPVVHMCTVVPISLTVGANRIVPTIAIPHPLGNPKLEADEEKKLRRGLVEKALHALTVEVDGQTVFE from the coding sequence ATGTCTAAAATAAGAGTAGTACATTATATAAACCAATTCTTCGCTGGAGTAGGTGGAGAAGAACAAGCCCACATTGCACCAGAATTAAGAACTGAATTACCACCGATTAGTGTTCAGTTACAAGGACAATTGGGAGAAGAATTCGAAGTAGTAGCTACAGTAGTTTGTGGTGATAGTTACTTCAATGAAAACTTAGAAAAAGTTCAAGCAGAACTTTTAGAAATGATTAAAGGATGCGAACCACAATTATTCATTGCTGGTCCAGCATTCAATGCAGGGCGTTACGGAGTAGCAGCTGGTACAATTACTAAAGCTGTTCAAGACGAATTAGGAATTCCAGCGGTAACAGCAATGTATGTAGAAAACCCAGGAACAGACATGTTCAGAAAAGAAGTTTATATTCTTGAAACAGCTGACAGTGCAGCTGGTATGAGAAAAGCTTTACCAAAATTAGCTAAATTTGCAGCAAAATTAGCTAAAGGTGAAGAAATCCTTTCTCCAAAAGAAGAAGGATACCACGAAAGAGGAATCCGTGTTAACTTCTTCAGCGATAAACGTGGATCAGAACGTGCTGTTGAAATGCTTGTTAAGAAAATTAAAGGTGAAGAATTCGAAACAGAATATCCAATGCCTAACTTTGACAGAGTTGAGCCGAACCCAGCTGTTAAAGATTTAAGCAAAGCTAAAATCGCTTTAGTTACTTCTGGTGGTATTGTTCCAAAAGGAAATCCAGATCACATCGAATCATCTTCTGCATCTAAATATGGTGAATATTCATTAGAAGGATTCACTAATTTAACTGATGAAACTCACGAAACAGCTCATGGTGGATACGACCCAGTATACGCTAATGAAGATGCTGACCGTGTATTACCTGTAGACGTAATGAGAGAATTCGTTAAAGAAGGTAAAGTAGGAAGTTTACACGAAAAATTCTATACTACAGTAGGTAACGGTACTGCCGTAGCTAGTGCTGTAGGATTCGCTAAAGAATATGCACAAAAATTAGTAGCCGACGGAGTAGATGCTGTAATCTTAACTTCTACTTGAGGAACTTGTACTCGTTGCGGTGCAACGATGGTAAAAGAAATTGAGAGAGCGGGTATACCTGTGGTTCACATGTGTACAGTAGTACCGATTTCTCTAACAGTTGGAGCTAACAGAATCGTTCCAACTATCGCAATCCCTCACCCACTAGGAAATCCAAAACTAGAAGCGGATGAAGAGAAAAAATTAAGACGTGGACTTGTAGAAAAAGCATTACATGCTTTAACTGTAGAAGTTGACGGACAAACAGTATTCGAATAA
- the grdA gene encoding glycine/sarcosine/betaine reductase complex selenoprotein A, which produces MVSLINKKVVIIGDRDGIPGLAIEECVKPIEGVEIVFSSTECFVUTAAGAMDLENQKRVKEAAEKFGNENVVVLLGASEAEAAGLAAETVTAGDPTFAGPLAGVALNLAVYHIVEEEIKSQIDEAIYEDQVGMMEMVLDIDEITSEMKDVRGE; this is translated from the coding sequence ATGGTAAGTCTTATTAATAAAAAAGTAGTTATCATTGGTGACCGTGATGGTATACCAGGATTAGCTATTGAAGAGTGTGTAAAACCAATTGAAGGAGTAGAAATAGTATTCTCATCTACTGAATGTTTCGTCTGAACAGCCGCAGGGGCTATGGACTTAGAAAACCAAAAACGTGTTAAAGAAGCTGCCGAAAAATTCGGTAACGAAAACGTTGTAGTTTTACTAGGTGCATCTGAAGCCGAAGCTGCTGGTCTAGCAGCTGAAACAGTAACAGCAGGGGACCCAACATTTGCAGGGCCACTTGCAGGTGTAGCATTAAATCTTGCTGTTTATCACATTGTAGAAGAAGAAATTAAATCTCAAATAGATGAAGCTATCTATGAAGATCAAGTTGGAATGATGGAAATGGTATTAGATATTGATGAAATAACAAGCGAAATGAAAGATGTTCGTGGAGAGTAA
- a CDS encoding glycine/sarcosine/betaine reductase component B subunit — translation MRLELGKIHIKDIQFAAESKIEANVLYVNKEELVKAVFEDDAIESVDLDIARPGESVRITPVKDVIEPRVKVEGRGGIFPGILSKVDTVGEGRTIALKGMAVVTTGKIVGFQEGIIDMTGLGAEYTPFSKTNNLIVIAEPKEGVKQHEHEKAVRYIGFKAARYIAELARSLEPEEVEVFETKPLLEQIAEYPDLPKVGYVYMLQTQGLLHDTYVYGVDAKQIVPTILYPTEIMDGAIVSGNCVSACDKNPTYVHLNNGVIEDLYKKHGKEINFLGVIITNENVYLMDKERSSNWTAKLCRYLNLDAVIVSQEGFGNPDTDLIMNCKKIEAEKVKTVIVTDEYAGRDGASQSLADADVAADAVVTGGNANEVVVLPKLDRVIGHIDVVNVIAGGNQDSLREDGTIEVEIQAITGATNETGFGYLSTKTF, via the coding sequence ATGCGTCTTGAATTAGGAAAGATCCATATTAAAGATATACAATTTGCTGCAGAATCAAAAATCGAGGCAAATGTATTATATGTAAATAAAGAAGAGCTTGTAAAAGCTGTTTTCGAGGATGATGCAATTGAATCTGTTGATTTAGATATTGCTCGTCCAGGTGAGAGTGTTCGTATTACACCAGTTAAGGATGTAATTGAACCTCGTGTTAAAGTTGAAGGTCGTGGAGGAATTTTCCCAGGTATCCTTTCAAAAGTAGATACTGTAGGTGAAGGTCGTACAATCGCACTTAAAGGTATGGCTGTAGTAACTACTGGTAAAATCGTAGGATTCCAAGAAGGTATTATCGACATGACAGGACTTGGAGCTGAATATACTCCATTTTCTAAAACAAATAACTTAATCGTTATTGCTGAGCCTAAAGAAGGAGTTAAACAACACGAACACGAAAAAGCAGTTCGCTACATCGGATTCAAAGCTGCTCGTTACATTGCAGAATTAGCTCGTTCATTAGAACCAGAAGAAGTAGAAGTATTTGAAACTAAACCTTTATTAGAACAAATTGCTGAATATCCAGATCTACCAAAAGTAGGGTATGTATACATGCTTCAAACTCAAGGTTTATTACATGATACTTATGTATACGGTGTTGATGCAAAACAAATAGTACCAACAATTCTATATCCAACTGAAATTATGGATGGTGCTATCGTAAGTGGTAACTGTGTATCAGCTTGTGATAAAAACCCAACATATGTGCACTTAAACAATGGTGTTATTGAAGATTTATATAAAAAACATGGTAAAGAAATTAACTTCTTAGGTGTAATCATCACTAACGAAAATGTTTACTTAATGGATAAAGAACGTTCATCTAACTGGACTGCAAAACTTTGTCGTTACTTAAACTTAGATGCTGTAATCGTATCTCAAGAAGGATTCGGTAACCCAGATACTGACTTAATCATGAACTGTAAAAAAATTGAAGCTGAAAAAGTTAAAACAGTTATCGTAACTGATGAATATGCAGGACGTGACGGAGCCAGCCAAAGCTTAGCTGATGCTGACGTAGCTGCTGATGCAGTAGTAACTGGAGGTAATGCTAACGAAGTGGTTGTATTACCAAAATTAGATAGAGTTATCGGACACATCGATGTAGTAAATGTAATTGCTGGTGGTAACCAAGACTCATTAAGAGAAGATGGAACTATCGAAGTTGAAATTCAAGCTATTACAGGTGCTACTAACGAAACAGGTTTCGGTTATTTAAGTACTAAAACTTTCTAG
- the trxA gene encoding thioredoxin TrxA, whose translation MLELNKENFESEVLEAEGYVLVDFWSQGCEPCKALMPSVHELADKYGDKLKFAALDTTKARRLAIKQKVLGLPTIAIYKDGSKVEEVTKDDATVPNIEAMINKYL comes from the coding sequence ATGTTAGAACTAAACAAAGAAAACTTTGAGAGTGAAGTATTGGAAGCAGAAGGATACGTGTTAGTAGACTTTTGGAGCCAAGGATGTGAACCATGTAAAGCACTTATGCCAAGTGTACATGAATTAGCAGACAAATACGGAGACAAACTTAAGTTTGCTGCTCTAGATACAACAAAAGCAAGAAGACTTGCAATCAAACAAAAAGTTTTAGGGTTACCAACAATAGCCATATATAAAGACGGAAGCAAAGTCGAAGAAGTAACTAAAGATGATGCTACTGTTCCAAATATAGAAGCTATGATTAACAAATATTTATAA
- a CDS encoding NAD(P)/FAD-dependent oxidoreductase — translation MVEADEEDGTMGLFFFIGYVPQTKLFEGKVELTEGGYIKAGEDTKTNVEGVFVAGDCRQKEIRQVVTAVWDGAVAAITAEKYIAGKFE, via the coding sequence GTGGTAGAAGCTGACGAAGAAGATGGAACTATGGGATTATTCTTCTTCATCGGATATGTTCCTCAAACTAAACTATTTGAAGGAAAAGTTGAACTTACTGAAGGTGGTTATATTAAAGCTGGAGAAGACACTAAGACAAATGTTGAAGGTGTATTTGTAGCAGGTGACTGTCGTCAAAAAGAAATTCGTCAAGTAGTGACAGCTGTATGGGATGGTGCTGTAGCAGCGATCACTGCAGAAAAATATATTGCTGGGAAATTTGAATAA
- a CDS encoding NAD(P)/FAD-dependent oxidoreductase yields the protein MATGASPRKLDIPGVRELESKGISYCATCDGDFFDGLEVFVVGGGNSAVEEALFLTKFARKVTIIHFEEDIHCERITAEKARNHPQFEIRTETVVLEAIGDGIQKLLN from the coding sequence ATTGCAACCGGAGCATCTCCAAGAAAATTAGATATTCCAGGGGTTAGGGAATTAGAAAGTAAAGGTATTTCTTACTGTGCTACTTGTGATGGTGACTTCTTCGATGGACTTGAAGTGTTCGTAGTTGGTGGAGGAAATAGTGCTGTAGAAGAAGCCTTATTCTTAACTAAATTTGCTCGTAAAGTAACAATCATCCATTTTGAAGAAGATATTCACTGTGAAAGGATCACAGCTGAAAAAGCAAGAAATCATCCACAATTCGAAATTAGAACTGAAACGGTTGTTCTTGAAGCAATTGGTGATGGAATTCAGAAGCTATTAAATTAA
- a CDS encoding NAD(P)/FAD-dependent oxidoreductase, with product MSRNYDVIIIGFGPAGLSAALYASRAKLNVLVLEKSKNGGQAAITHMIENYPGAIEDPTGPRLTARMAEQAKNFGTEFKQEEVLNVELEGDEK from the coding sequence ATGAGTAGAAATTATGATGTAATTATCATTGGTTTTGGACCTGCAGGTTTATCAGCTGCGTTGTATGCTTCACGTGCTAAATTAAACGTTTTGGTTCTAGAAAAATCGAAAAATGGAGGACAAGCAGCAATCACTCACATGATTGAAAACTATCCTGGTGCGATTGAAGATCCAACTGGACCACGTTTAACAGCGAGAATGGCAGAACAAGCTAAAAATTTTGGTACAGAGTTCAAACAAGAAGAAGTACTAAATGTTGAACTTGAAGGGGACGAAAAGTAG
- a CDS encoding GrdX family protein, which produces MKLITNNPRFSNEKVRNIEVEYYDIEYLDVLKKVRDYVHENWEIVTHPLYGSVKPNETIYRSVVIKKNNELDVASINLISEAVGTFEKFRKNKEVPQWTDRVKDDFSVIDYDLLLNAINRIL; this is translated from the coding sequence ATGAAATTGATAACAAATAATCCAAGATTTTCAAATGAAAAAGTTAGAAACATAGAAGTCGAATATTACGATATTGAATATCTAGATGTATTAAAAAAAGTTAGGGACTACGTTCATGAAAATTGGGAAATTGTAACACATCCACTATATGGAAGTGTTAAACCAAATGAAACAATTTATAGATCCGTAGTCATTAAGAAAAATAATGAACTAGATGTTGCTTCTATTAATTTAATTTCTGAAGCGGTAGGAACTTTTGAAAAATTTAGAAAAAATAAAGAAGTTCCTCAGTGGACAGATAGAGTAAAAGATGACTTTAGTGTTATTGATTACGATTTATTATTAAATGCGATAAATAGAATTTTATAA
- the rarD gene encoding EamA family transporter RarD: protein MNNTQKSLLSILVCYFSWGLFPIYFKLLKEIDAYEVLAMRIICSFVFMVIVVMIAKNKKSILNEITTLWKNKKRVLLLVLASFLISLNWLTYIIAVNTNHVLEASFGYYLNPIVTIILAVVFLKEKLTHTQTVACLCVGGSLLYLFISLGSLPWISIILALSFGLYSLCKKKIVLSPKASLLIETAIVSPIAFIYISYLTANNSLTFYSFGTDTLIYLLLSGVITAVPLMLFAKGATAIPLYILGILQYLPPTMQFFIGIFVYGEVLSIQKLISFSIIWVAVAAFCYSAVISMKKQNLINESHKK from the coding sequence ATGAATAACACTCAAAAAAGTTTATTATCTATCCTCGTATGTTATTTTTCTTGGGGACTATTTCCTATTTATTTTAAATTACTAAAAGAAATAGATGCATATGAAGTTCTTGCGATGAGAATTATATGTTCTTTTGTTTTTATGGTTATTGTAGTGATGATTGCAAAAAATAAAAAATCTATCCTTAATGAAATAACGACTCTCTGGAAAAATAAGAAACGTGTCTTGTTATTAGTACTAGCATCTTTTTTAATATCATTAAATTGGCTTACATATATAATTGCAGTTAACACTAATCATGTACTAGAAGCAAGTTTTGGATACTATTTAAATCCAATTGTAACAATTATCTTAGCCGTAGTATTTTTAAAAGAGAAACTAACACACACTCAAACAGTAGCATGTCTATGTGTTGGCGGATCATTATTATACTTATTTATATCACTGGGATCTCTGCCATGGATTTCCATTATTCTAGCATTAAGCTTCGGACTTTACAGCTTATGTAAGAAAAAAATTGTACTAAGTCCAAAAGCAAGTTTACTTATAGAAACAGCAATAGTTTCTCCTATTGCATTTATCTATATAAGTTATCTTACAGCAAATAATTCACTTACATTTTATTCTTTTGGAACAGATACATTAATATATTTATTATTATCTGGTGTAATTACTGCAGTTCCACTAATGTTATTTGCTAAAGGAGCTACAGCAATTCCACTATACATTTTAGGTATTCTTCAATACTTACCACCTACAATGCAATTCTTCATAGGAATCTTTGTATATGGAGAGGTATTAAGTATTCAAAAACTAATCTCATTCTCAATAATTTGGGTAGCCGTAGCAGCATTCTGTTATTCAGCGGTTATTTCAATGAAAAAACAAAACTTAATTAATGAGAGTCATAAAAAATAA